From a single Bradyrhizobium sediminis genomic region:
- a CDS encoding MaoC family dehydratase yields the protein MNEVWKKPPISLEAYQNMVGHEVGVSSWHLLDQNRIDVYADVIEDHQFIHVDPERARRETAFGGTVAHGFLTMSLLSIMSYEVMPVIAGTTMGVNYGFDKLRFLSPVRSGKRVRGRFTLAEAKLRKPTELLSRTNVTVEIEGEEKPALVADWLGLIYFA from the coding sequence ATGAATGAAGTCTGGAAGAAACCCCCGATCTCGCTTGAGGCCTATCAGAACATGGTCGGCCACGAAGTCGGGGTGTCGTCATGGCATCTGCTTGATCAGAACCGGATCGACGTCTACGCCGACGTGATCGAGGATCATCAGTTCATTCATGTCGATCCCGAGCGCGCCAGGCGCGAAACCGCGTTCGGCGGCACGGTGGCGCACGGCTTCCTGACCATGTCGCTGTTGAGCATCATGTCCTACGAGGTGATGCCCGTGATCGCAGGCACCACCATGGGGGTCAATTACGGCTTCGACAAACTGCGCTTCCTTTCGCCGGTGCGTTCCGGCAAGCGCGTCCGCGGCCGCTTCACGCTCGCGGAAGCCAAGCTGCGCAAGCCGACCGAACTGCTGTCGCGCACCAATGTCACCGTCGAGATCGAGGGCGAGGAAAAACCCGCGCTGGTGGCCGACTGGCTCGGTTTGATCTATTTCGCTTGA
- a CDS encoding SDR family NAD(P)-dependent oxidoreductase — translation MAIRFDGRVAIVTGAGNGLGRAHALGLASRGAKVVVNDFGGARDGTGGSLSPAETVVEEIRKAGGVAMADGADVSNFEQVKAMVARATKEWGSVDLLCANAGILRDKSFAKMEVADFAKVLDVHLIGTFYCCKAVWDGMRERNYGRIVVTTSSSGLFGNFGQANYGAAKAGMVGLMNVLAEEGRKNNIRVNTISPTAATRMTEELLPPQAQALLKPEAITPAVEYLLSEDAPTRTIMGAGAGSFAVIKVMETEGINLAQSDWTPDAVAAHFAEISDMSRAKALQGAFEQTQKYVAQAAARAGIKL, via the coding sequence ATGGCAATCAGATTTGACGGACGCGTCGCCATCGTTACCGGCGCGGGCAATGGTCTTGGACGGGCGCACGCGCTGGGATTGGCGAGCCGCGGCGCCAAGGTCGTGGTCAACGACTTCGGCGGCGCGCGCGACGGCACCGGCGGATCGTTGAGCCCGGCCGAAACCGTGGTCGAGGAAATCCGCAAGGCGGGCGGTGTGGCGATGGCCGACGGCGCCGACGTCTCGAACTTCGAGCAGGTCAAGGCGATGGTGGCTCGCGCCACCAAAGAGTGGGGCAGCGTCGATCTGCTCTGCGCCAATGCCGGCATTTTGCGCGACAAGTCGTTTGCCAAGATGGAAGTAGCCGACTTCGCCAAAGTGCTCGACGTGCATCTGATCGGTACCTTCTATTGCTGCAAGGCGGTGTGGGACGGCATGCGCGAGCGCAATTACGGCCGCATCGTCGTCACCACCTCGTCGTCCGGCCTGTTCGGCAATTTCGGCCAAGCCAATTACGGTGCTGCGAAAGCCGGCATGGTCGGCCTGATGAACGTGCTGGCGGAAGAGGGCCGCAAGAACAACATCCGCGTCAACACGATCTCGCCGACCGCGGCGACCCGGATGACGGAGGAACTGCTGCCGCCGCAGGCGCAGGCGCTGTTGAAGCCGGAAGCGATTACGCCCGCGGTGGAGTACCTGCTCAGCGAGGACGCGCCGACCCGCACCATCATGGGCGCGGGCGCGGGTTCGTTCGCGGTGATCAAGGTCATGGAAACCGAGGGCATCAACCTGGCCCAATCCGACTGGACCCCCGATGCGGTTGCCGCGCATTTCGCCGAGATCTCCGACATGTCGAGAGCGAAGGCGCTGCAGGGCGCGTTCGAGCAGACCCAGAAATATGTCGCCCAGGCCGCGGCACGGGCGGGGATCAAGCTGTAG